The proteins below are encoded in one region of Microvirga ossetica:
- a CDS encoding ABC transporter ATP-binding protein → MASVEIRNIRKNFGTVPVIHGVSIEIQDGEFVILVGPSGCGKSTLLRMIAGLESVSGGELRIGPKVVNDVPPKERDIAMVFQNYALYPHMTVADNMAFSLKLKRAPKTEIKSRVDRAAEILGLGKLLDRYPRQLSGGQRQRVAMGRAIVRDPQVFLFDEPLSNLDAKLRVAMRTEIKALHQRLKTTTIYVTHDQIEAMTMADKIVVMHDGVVEQVGAPLELYDRPANLFVAGFIGSPAMNFLKGHLQGGRFVTDTGLTLPVANPPAASDGQPIIYGIRPEHFILDDVNGVPAEVAVVEPTGSETQVFAKFGGTDIVGVFRERVDAQPGHHIRITPDPKLVHLFDEQTGKRL, encoded by the coding sequence GTGGCCTCAGTTGAGATCCGCAACATTCGCAAGAACTTCGGAACCGTCCCGGTCATTCACGGTGTCTCCATCGAGATCCAGGACGGCGAGTTCGTAATCCTGGTCGGGCCGTCCGGCTGCGGCAAATCCACCCTCCTGCGCATGATCGCGGGACTGGAAAGCGTGTCCGGCGGCGAGCTTCGCATCGGCCCGAAGGTCGTGAACGACGTTCCGCCCAAGGAGCGCGACATCGCGATGGTGTTCCAGAACTATGCGCTCTACCCGCATATGACGGTCGCCGACAACATGGCTTTCTCGCTCAAGCTGAAGCGGGCGCCCAAGACCGAGATCAAGTCCCGCGTCGACCGCGCCGCCGAGATCCTCGGCCTGGGCAAGCTTCTCGACCGCTATCCGCGCCAGCTCTCGGGCGGCCAGCGCCAGCGCGTCGCCATGGGACGCGCCATCGTGCGCGATCCGCAGGTCTTCCTCTTCGACGAGCCGCTCTCCAACCTCGATGCCAAGCTGCGGGTCGCCATGCGCACGGAGATCAAGGCCCTGCACCAGCGGCTGAAGACCACCACCATCTACGTCACCCACGACCAGATCGAGGCCATGACCATGGCCGACAAGATCGTGGTGATGCACGATGGCGTGGTCGAGCAGGTCGGCGCGCCGCTCGAACTCTACGACCGGCCGGCCAACCTCTTCGTCGCCGGCTTCATCGGATCGCCGGCCATGAACTTCCTCAAGGGGCATCTGCAGGGCGGGCGCTTCGTGACCGATACCGGGCTGACCCTGCCGGTCGCCAATCCGCCTGCCGCCTCGGACGGGCAACCGATCATCTACGGCATCCGGCCGGAGCATTTCATCCTCGACGACGTCAACGGCGTTCCGGCCGAGGTCGCCGTGGTCGAGCCGACCGGGTCGGAGACGCAGGTCTTCGCCAAGTTCGGTGGCACGGATATCGTCGGCGTGTTCCGCGAGCGCGTCGATGCTCAGCCGGGCCATCACATCCGTATCACGCCCGACCCGAAGCTGGTGCACCTGTTCGACGAGCAGACCGGCAAGCGTCTGTAA